Proteins encoded in a region of the Anas acuta chromosome 13, bAnaAcu1.1, whole genome shotgun sequence genome:
- the LOC137863760 gene encoding uncharacterized protein, giving the protein MVSTAGFAAVFYSEPAVLGLLANVVSAFLLCLQNFATAHTGVGPQGAQDVLAGVHLILIGGFVQLLAGFLAFRKYDHLGGAAFLTFSALWSSYGATRIISAASPPLQNTTLPLGNASHLLPASTALTSASQSAVAGLVAYISISFILSFCSATVNYIMPFIFGAIALALVFEAVALFGQWALVVSGVIELVIVLCGLYGAVALLLKGITQRYILPGFGHPLFNVLLLGSAQKSSSKAIGEEKKKNTKYAEPMALGNICDTVSPFIFAFYSFGYMKTFCVGAAWISIISSCQLLSSFYSYLRGDVYYTTKFGVHSLYWLVMSWEEFIVTVLLGPGTAQESRLGMFGGWFFLAVACMLFLMSTHKDTLEMLQNASFIILMCASIHQIPVPGAYLFLGAACSLCTALSLYATFASLINSIGEKALIPVGSQAMSSSALQNTLMAAKSCFTRSKNLPSSTRAEVPDALFYICNGLAAISAIQATFSDPSRQQLSIPSMLIPGSIIQLYVCRIQVQGGRRFGCILPFCYAAFWGAWTWLRFAGHLMNIGTGNSEGFTAGAIAFLVLNAFLMILASSFNVVLLCMTAAMELLTICFLLFTLETLPLPFEIVMLSIFSIICFYGATASLANSMFGKDLMMMGPPLFTAESSKKDTEGPPPCICPKSHCTSGLRAIADLLNTGAVCGVPTDTVYALAASCRHPQAIEKVYRIKDRPQEKPICIFISNLDQLRAAAPPISPLLWEFMENVYPGGIGCIIKKGEWLKKLGVGEGYSRVGTQDSIMIRVPDLTVLVHLIDMTGPLAITSANPSGEVDSTHHDMVISRLGHKLEGVLCDGDSDEVVASTVVNCTKIDESGITIIREGCIPAGKVMQIFERVKNRVV; this is encoded by the exons ATGGTGAGCACGGCGGGTTTCGCAGCCGTCTTCTACAGCGAGCCGGCCGTGCTGGGCCTCCTGGCGAACGTCGTCAGCgccttcctcctctgcctgcagaaCTTCGCCACGGCGCACACGGGTGTCGGGCCGCAGGGAGCTCAGGATGTCCTCGCAG GTGTCCACCTCATCCTGATCGGAGGCTttgtccagctcctggcaggatTTCTTGCCTTCAGGAAGTACGACCACCTTGGAGGCGCAGCCTTTCTCACCTTCTCGGCTCTGTGGAGCAGCTATGGGGCCACACGCATCATCTCAGCCGCTTCTCCCCCCTTGCAGAACACAACGCTGCCCTTGGGGAACGccagccacctcctgcctgccagcacGGCCCTCACCTCCGCCAGCCAAAGTGCCGTGGCAGGGCTGGTGGCCtacatttccatttcctttatCCTCTCCTTCTGCTCAGCCACAGTGAACTACATCATGCCCTTCATATTCGGGGCCATCGCACTTGCCCTGGTGTTTGAAGCCGTTGCACTGTTTGGCCAGTGGGCCCTGGTAGTGTCGGGGGTCATTGAGCTTGTCATTGTCCTCTGCGGGCTGTATGGTGCGGTGGCCCTCCTGCTGAAGGGCATCACACAGCGGTACATCCTTCCAGGCTTTGGGCATCCCCTCTTCAATGTCTTGCTACTGGGGTCAGCACAGAAGAGCTCTTCCAAGGCcattggagaagagaagaaaaagaacacaaagtATGCCGAGCCAATGGCCCTAGGCAACATCTGTGATACTGTCTCTccttttatatttgctttttacTCCTTTGGGTACATGAAGACCTTCTGTGTTGGAGCAGCATGGATTTCCATCATCtccagctgccagctgctgtcCAGTTTCTACAGCTACCTGAGAGGTGATGTCTACTACACCACCAAGTTTGGTGTCCACAGCCTCTACTGGCTGGTGATGTCTTGGGAAGAGTTCATAGTCACCGTCCTCCTTGGGCCAGGCACGGCTCAGGAGAGCAGGCTGGGAATGTTTGGAGGGTGGTTCTTCTTGGCTGTTGCCTGCATGCTGTTTCTGATGTCAACCCACAAAGATACCCTGGAGATGTTGCAAAATGCCTCTTTCATCATCCTCATGTGCGCCTCCATCCATCAGATCCCAGTGCCAGGTGCTTACCTGTTCCtcggggctgcctgcagcctctgcactgCTCTCTCGTTGTACGCCACTTTTGCCAGCCTTATCAACTCCATCGGGGAGAAGGCTCTGATTCCAGTTGGCTCACAAGCTATGTCCAGCTCAGCTCTTCAAAACACACTGATGGCTGCCAAAAGCTGCTTCACAAGGTCCAAGAACTTGCCAAGCAGCACCAGAGCCGAGGTGCCAGATGCCTTGTTCTACATCTGCAATGGCCTGGCAGCAATCTCTGCCATCCAGGCGACTTTCAGTGACCCCAGCAGACAGCAACTCTCCATACCTTCCATGCTCATCCCAGGATCCATCATACAACTGTATGTCTGCAGGATCCAGGTGCAAGGAGGCAGAAGGTTTGGTTGCATTCTCCCATTCTGCTATGCTGCCTTTTGGGGAGCATGGACCTGGCTTCGGTTTGCAG GCCACTTGATGAACATTGGTACGGGGAACAGTGAAGGATTCACTGCTGGTGCCATTGCCTTTTTGGTGCTCAAtgcttttttaatgattttag CTTCCTCTTTCAACGTGGTGCTTCTCTGCATGACTGCTGCAATGGAGCTCTTGACcatctgttttctgctctttacATTGGAGACCCTCCCTCTGCCATTTGAAA ttgtgaTGTTAAGCATCTTCAGCATCATCTGCTTCTATGGAGCAACAGCATCGCTGGCAAACAGCATGTTTGGGAAGGATCTCATGATGATGGGGCCGCCTCTGTTCACA GCTGAGAGCTCTAAGAAGGACACAGAAGGTCCTCCACCCTGCATCTGCCCCAAGTCCCACTGTACGAGTGGCCTGAGGGCCATTGCTGACTTGCTGAACACCGGGGCGGTGTGTGGGGTCCCAACAGACACCGTGTATGCTTTGGCAGCCTCCTGCAGACACCCTCAAGCCATCGAGAAGGTCTACAGAATCAAG gacAGGCCTCAAGAGAAGCccatctgcatttttatttcaaacctGGACCAGTTGCGAGCGGCTGCTCCCCCCATCAGCCCTCTGCTTTGGGAATTCATGGAAAATGTTTACCCTGGTGGCATTGGCTGCATTATCAAGAAAGGAGAGTGGCTGAAGAAGTTAG GGGTTGGAGAAGGCTACAGTAGGGTGGGAACTCAAGACAGTATAATGATCAGAGTGCCAGACCTGACTGTCCTGGTGCACCTCATTGACATGACGGGACCCTTGGCAATCACATCTGCTAATCCTAGTGGAGAGGTTGACAGCACCCATCACGACATGGTCATCTC GCGTCTTGGCCATAAGCTGGAGGGTGTTCTCTGTGATGGAGATTCTGACGAGGTGGTGGCATCAACTGTGGTCAACTGCACAAAGATTGATGAAA GTGGCATCACCATCATAAGAGAAGGCTGCATCCCAGCAGGCAAGGTGATGCAGATATTTGAAAGAGTGAAGAACAGAGTGgtctga
- the LOC137863782 gene encoding uncharacterized protein gives MAVRKAESLHYSIGLLGISAGSLLLAVHFYSIPRAAPVIPSTALGVLLLILSSLLAYAGIRRSQRDASLFLSLCLTISVFWCGYGVVFILEGQGVLNDTGDFRNALVPGLVTFTLALLIVAVVGFLSREVILALIASAVSLASAHEVAMHYSTSFGSSAVACNYMIVCLVGGYFALGRIVYFLSKEKIALPGTDLAKNKAHEQLQPTSGSVNHFAVFGVILNLLSASVFGCRLLGVTSKLFIGQVPWLWAAGVYQIGVCILSYRAMDVLMATFFGFTSILKFAGGYCLLYPVWQTEEPSFPTPFLVFFSILFAVLALFLTLKSLADGLYLLFYVAYCIALACRPKGFFEGGPQGVDVAIFVASAVMALIHLYNVKASTKIPTGQGVVKALLARSSFLKLREGADLHAPYLGYSKYADAEVLGYACSVLASFAITVTGDPQAPLATVVIPWVVVAGGILKFLGGSVAFARGKTLESSAFILYAVMWIIWGLARYGGLYGTTRSFHTAVGIIAFMLFNGFIVFCTLFLNITWFFYSLTFLLIAVSFLLDAVGALPVGYDIAATVIFGLVSFYCFLSALCSSVFEGSCLPMGRPLVQLSGVGGGMTKCLHLPARKASSVKRIADILKSGGTCGIPTDTVYVLVAACNRPDAVEKAHRSKRQAQERPMSLWISSLKQLEPAKHLFSPLLWDFMEAAWPSPISLVVPRGAWVDFLGMKDSAKYVGTPQSIAIRIPDCSVTTHLIDLVGPIVVTSANPTGEADTTHHNQVYAKLGDKVDAVLCDGPSPENIASTVVDCTKIDSGNIGFFRVGIIPKSQVLQILEQVQKKHSPVPGSGTGTPKSQEEHPNHSHAVRNGVGTAAPVHSADGNHTRL, from the exons ATGGCAGTCAGAAAAGCTGAGTCACTGCATTACTCCATAGGGCTCTTGGGCATTTCCGCAG GATCACTCTTGCTGGCAGTGCATTTCTACAGTATACCCAGAGCAGCCCCCGTGATCCCCAGCACAGCTTTAGGAGTCCTTCTGTTGATTTTATCGTCACTTTTGGCGTATGCAG GGATTCGGAGAAGCCAAAGAGATGCGTCCCTGTTCTTGTCCCTCTGCCTGACCATCTCAGTGTTCTGGTGCGGCTACGGCGTGGTCTTCATCCTGGAAGGGCAAGGAGTTTTGAATGACACCGGTGATTTCCGCAATGCCTTGGTGCCTGGCCTGGTCACCTTTACTTTGGCACTACTCATTGTCGCCGTGGTGGGCTTCCTTAGCAGAGAGGTCATCCTAGCTCTGATTGCTTCTGCTGTCTCGCTCGCCAGTGCTCATGAAGTTGCCATGCACTACAGCACGTCTTTTGGTTCCTCTGCCGTGGCTTGCAATTATATGATTGTCTGCTTGGTTGGCGGCTATTTTGCTCTGGGAAGGATTGTTTATTTCCTCTCCAAAGAGAAAATTGCCCTCCCTGGCACAGATCTGGCCAAGAATAAGGCCCAcgagcagctccagcccaccAGTGGTAGCGTGAATCATTTTGCGGTTTTCGGTGTGATCCTGAACCTGCTGTCTGCCAGTGTCTTTGGCTGCAGGCTCCTGGGCGTCACTAGCAAACTTTTTATTGGACAAGTGCCCTGGCTGTGGGCAGCTGGGGTCTACCAGATTGGAGTCTGCATTTTGTCATACCGTGCAATGGATGTACTGATGGCTACCTTCTTCGGTTTCACTTCCATCCTGAAATTTGCAGGAGGCTATTGCCTTCTGTACCCAGTCTGGCAAACAGAGGAACCGTCCTTCCCTACCCCATTCCTCGtgtttttttcaattctttttgcTGTCTTGGCCCTTTTCCTCACTCTTAAGAGCCTGGCGGATGGCCTGTACTTGCTGTTTTATGTGGCCTACTGCATTGCATTAGCTTGCCGTCCCAAGGGGTTTTTCGAAGGCGGACCCCAAGGTGTGGATGTGGCCATCTTTGTGGCCTCAGCCGTGATGGCTCTGATTCACCTGTACAACGTGAAAGCCAGCACCAAAATCCCAACAGGGCAGGGTGTTGTGAAGGCCCTGCTGGCTCGCAGCAGTTTCCTGAAGCTTCGTGAAGGGGCAGACCTTCACGCTCCCTACCTCGGGTACTCCAAGTACGCCGATGCAGAAGTCCTTGGCTATGCGTGCAGCGTCCTTGCTTCTTTTGCTATTACAGTGACAGGGGACCCACAGGCTCCGCTCGCTACTGTTGTAATCCCGTGGGTGGTGGTAGCTGGTGGGATCCTTAAGTTTCTAGGCGGCTCAGTGGCCTTTGCCCGGGGTAAAACCCTGGAGAGCAGTGCCTTCATTCTCTATGCCGTCATGTGGATCATCTGGGGCTTGGCAAGGTACGGTGGCCTCTACGGCACGACCAGAAGCTTCCACACAGCAGTAGGCATCATTGCCTTCATGCTTTTCAATGGCTTCATTGTCTTCTGCACGCTGTTCTTAAACATCACCTGGTTCTTTTACTCCCTCACCTTCTTGCTCATTGCTGTCAGCTTCCTGCTGGATGCCGTGGGTGCTCTTCCAGTCGGCTATGACATTGCTGCTACCGTCATCTTTGGGCTGGTCAGCTTTTACTGCTTCCTCTCCGCGCTTTGCAGCAGCGTCTTTGAGGGCTCCTGCTTACCGATGGGTAGGCCCCTCGTGCAGCTCAGTGGTGTGGGGGGAGGAATGACCAAGTGCCTTCACCTGCCTGCCAGGAAAGCTTCCTCAGTCAAGAGAATTGCAG ATATCCTGAAGAGCGGAGGGACTTGTGGCATCCCCACAGATACTGTATATGTGCTTGTGGCAGCCTGTAATCGGCCTGATGCTGTGGAGAAAGCTCACCG CTCCAAACGCCAGGCTCAGGAGCGCCCCATGTCCCTCTGGATTTCTAGCCTGAAGCAACTGGAACCTGCAAAGCATTTGTTCAGCCCCCTCCTCTGGGACTTCATGGAAGCTGCCTGGCCATCTCCTATTAGCTTGGTGGTTCCCAGAG GTGCATGGGTGGACTTCCTGGGGATGAAGGACTCTGCTAAATATGTCGGTACCCCTCAGAGCATCGCCATCCGCATCCCCGACTGCTCCGTCACCACACACCTCATCGACCTG GTTGGCCCCATTGTGGTCACGTCAGCTAACCCGACAGGAGAGGCAGACACAACACACCACAACCAAGTGTACGCCAAGCTGGGAGATAAG GTGGATGCAGTTCTTTGTGATGGTCCTTCTCCAGAGAATATTGCCTCTACTGTTGTGGACTGTACCAAAATTGACAGTGGAAATATAGGATTCTTCAGAGTTGGTATCATCCCCAAGTCTCAG GTGCTGCAGATACTGGAGCAGGTGCAGAAGAAACACTCACCGGTTCCTGGCAGTGGTACCGGGACCCCAAAAAGCCAGGAAGAACACCCAAACCACAGCCACGCTGTGCGAAATGGGGTGGGCACGGCTGCCCCGGTGCACTCCGCTGATGGGAACCACACTCGTCTCTGA